The following nucleotide sequence is from Nitratidesulfovibrio termitidis HI1.
CCTTGCGCGTGAATGCCTGGCGCGGGGCCGTTCGGTGATGCTGCTGGCGCCGGAGGTGGCCCTGGCCTGCAAGCTGCGCCGCGACGTCAACGAACGCCTTCCCGGCGCGCCGCTGTTCTTTTTTCACGGGTATCAGGGCCCATCCCAGCGCGAACGCACCTTTCGCGCGCTGGCGGCCCGGCGCGAGCCGTGCCTGGTGGTGGGAACCCGCTCGGCCCTGTTCCTGCCCGCGCCCGACCTTGGTGTGGTGGTGCTGGACGAGGAGCACGACACCTCGTTCAAACAGGACGAGGGGTTGGCCTATCAGGCCAAGGAAGTGGCCTGGTTCCGGGTGGGGCAGGGCGCGGGGTTGCTGGTGCTGGGATCTGCCACCCCGGACGTGAAGACCTTCCACGCTATGCACGAGGGACGCCTGCCCATGGCCACCCTGCCCGAGCGGGCCGGTGGCGGCACCCTGCCGGACGTGGAACTGGTGGACATCAAGGATCTTGCCTCCACCGATTCGGTGCTGGCCGCCCAGAGCGGCGCGGCCCTGCGCGAGACGGTGGAACGCGGCGAGCAGGCCGTGATCCTGCTGAACCGGCGCGGCTACGCCCCGCTGATGTACTGCCTGGACTGCGGCGCCGTGGCCCGCTGCCCGCATTGCGACATCGGCCTTACCTACCACAAGGGGCGCGAGCGGCTGGTGTGTCACTACTGCGGCCATTCGGTGCCGTATCCGACCACCTGCCCCAACTGCAAGTGCATGCATTACCTGCCCATGGGCGAAGGCACGGAAAAGCTGGAGGAAACCCTGGCGGCGCATCTGCCTGCCGGGGGCAAGGTGCTGCGGCTGGACCGCGACTCCACCCGAAGGCCGGGCCGGATGGAGGAAATCCTGGGGGCCTTTGCCCGGCGAGAGGCGCAGGTGCTGGTGGGCACCCAGATGCTGTCCAAGGGACACCACTTTCCGGACGTGACCCTGGCCGTGGTGGCTGACGGCGATCTTGGCCTGAATCTGCCCGATTACAGGGCGGCGGAGCGCACCTTCCAGTTGCTGGTGCAGTCCGCCGGACGGGCCGGGCGCGGCGAAAAGCCGGGGCGGGTGTTCATCCAGACCCGCGACCCTTCCCACTATTGCTGGAATTTCGTGCGCACGGCAGATTACGAGGGCTTTTATGCCCACGAGATTGCCATCCGCCAGCGGCGCAGGTACCCTCCATTCGTGCGGCTGGCGCTGGTGCGCATCAGCTATCCCATGGATTTCGCGGGCGGGGCCGAGGAACTGGCCCGCTTTGCCACTGCGGTGCGCGCCCAGGGGCGCGAACGCGGCGTACAGGTGCTGGGGCCAGCCCCGTCGCCGCTGCCGTTGCTGCGCGGACGCAAACGCTTCCAGTGCCTGCTGAAGGCCGAGGACTGGCCGAGCATCCGTTCGCTGTTCGGCGCGACGGGCGCCACACCCGGCATCGGCCACCTGCGCATCTCGCTCGATCTGGATCCGGTCAACATGATGTAACCCGCGCCAGCGCGCGGAACCAAGGATACCACCATGATCATCGTCGTCCGCAAGTGCAGCGACTGTCCCTTCTGCAGCCAGGGCGAACCCGCACGCTGCAACCTTTCCACTCCCAAGCACCGCCCGCTGGACATCGCGCTGGATCGCCCCACGTGGTGCCCGCTGCGGCGTGAGCAGGCCATCGTCCGCGAGGCATCGTAACCCTTCAGGGCAGTACTGGCGCCGCGCCTGCTGTCGGACGCGCATTCCGGCGTTGCACGCAGTGCCGCGTCTGGCATATGATGTATCCGGCGACCAGTCAGCCTGACAACGGTCGCGTATTCCACGAAGGGGCGCACCGGGCGGGGGAAGCATCGGGGCAGTACGGGGTAGTTATGAACAATGCCGACATCCTCATACTTGTGGTGGATGACGAAGAGATGGTGCGCGAAAACCTCGAGGCATACCTTGAGGACGAAGGGTTCCGGGTGGTTACGGCGGGCAGCGGTGAAGACGCGCTGAATCTGCTGGAACGCCATCGCCCGGACGTGGGCATCATCGACATGCGTCTGCCGGGAATGAGCGGCAACGACTTCATCATCCGGGCTCATCAGGCGCTGCCCACGCTGCGCTATCTCATCCACACCGGCTCGACCAATTACAAGCTGCCGTCTGAGCTTCTCGCCATAGGCGTGCAACGGTCCGACGTGTACATCAAGCCGTTGCAGAACATGGACGATCTGGTGCAAGGCATCTTCCGCCGTCTTTCCGCGCCGGAGAGGGCATGAGCTCCGCCAGCGGCCTACCCGCCTCATCCCCTTCCGGCCCGACCACCTCGTCTGGCGCGCCCACGTTGGTCGTCATCGACGACGACACGATGGTGCGGCGCAGCATTACCGCCTATCTCGAAGACCTGGGCTACATCGTGCACGAGGGGACGGATGGCCGCACCGGCCTTGATCTGGTGCGCGCGGTGCAGCCCGATGCCGTGCTGGTGGACCTGCGCATGCCCGGCCTTGACGGCCTGGACGTGCTGCGCGAACTGGCGGCCGAGCGGCCGGACATGCCCACCATCGTGGTGTCCGGCACCGGGGTCATGCAGGACGCCATAGAGGCGGTGCGCCGGGGCGCCTGGGATTTCATCCTCAAGCCCATCATGGACCTTGAGGTGTTGGGCCACCGGGTGCGCCTGGCCATCGAGCAGGGGCGGTTGCGCGCGGAAAACCGTCGCTACCACAAGAACCTCGCCGCCGAGGTGGCCGTGCGCACGCGCGAACTGGAACAGGCCAGGGTGGAGGCGGAATCCGCCAACCGCGCCAAGACCCAGTTTCTCGCCAACATCAGCCATGAACTGCGCACCCCGCTCAACGGCATCATCGGGCTGACCGAGTTGCTGCTGGCCGCCGGTCCCGCAGGTGAACAGGAAGAATGTCTGGGCATGGTGCGCCAGGCCGGGCTGGATCTGCTGGCCATCGTCAACAACCTGCTGGACATGTCCAGCATTGAGGCCGGGCGCATCGCCCTTAACGAGGCCCCGTTCAATCTGCGCGAGACAGTGAACGATCTGGTCCGCGTGCTGGACGTGCAGGCCCGCTGGAAGAACCTGACCCTTGTCTGCGAGGTGTCGCCCGACGTGCCCGACCGCCTGGTGGGCGACGCCGCGCGGTTGCGCCAGGTGCTGACCAATCTGGTCATCAACGGCATCAAGTACACCGAGATGGGCGGCGTTTCGCTGTCGGTGGCGCTGGACGGCACTCCTCCTCAGGTGTCCGGAGACGGGCGGGAGGCGCAGGCGGCCCACTCGGGGAGCACGGTGGGGTTGCGTGTCACCGTTGAGGACACCGGGGTGGGCATTGCCTCGGAAAAGTGGGAACGCATCTTCGAGCCGTTTACCCTGGCCGAGAATTTCCTGACCAAGAAGTACGGCGGCGCCGGGCTTGGCCTTGCCATCTCGCGTGAGATCGCGCGGATGATGGGCGGCGACATCACGGTGCGCAGCCAGGAAGGAGCGGGCAGCACCTTTGTGCTGACCATGCGCTTTACCCAGGGCGAATCCACGGTCCCGCGCCCGCGTGAGGCCAGCCTGCCGGTGATCCGGGGCGTGAAGCGGCGGCTGCGCATCATGGTGGCCGAAGACGACGTGATCAACCGCAAGCTGGCGGTGTACTTCTTCGAACGCATGGGGCACGACGTGATCACCGTGTCCAGCGGCATAGAGGTGCTGGCCGGGCTGGAACGCGAACCCTGCGACCTCTTGCTGATGGACATCCAGATGCCTGAAATGGACGGCCTGGAAACGATACGCGCGTTGCGCGGCCGCATGGGCATGCCGTCGCGGGTGCCGGTCATCGCCATGACGGCCCATGCCATGGCCGGGGACCGGGAGCGCTTTCTGGCGGAGGGCATGGACGGCTACGTCTCCAAACCCGTGGATTTCGGCTGCCTGGTGACCGAGATAGAGACCGTGCTGGGCGCGCGGGGCCTGCTGGACGAGCCTTTGGATGCTCGGCGGAATGGGGCGCAGGCCGGGCATGCGAATCGGGAAACACCCGCACCAGAATAGTGAAAGAATGCGGACGCCGCACAGGAGCGTGCGGCACGTCGGGGCGCCGGGGACGGACCATGGGTTCGATTCCGGCGCCCCGATGCGTTGTGGGCGGGGCAAGGGGGGCGGCGTTTGTTGCCCACGGCATCGGGCAGCCGGGGCGTGTCTCGCGGCACTTGCCGGATCGGTGCGGTTCCTGATGTGCGCGGGAGTGTTCCGGCGGCGTGCGCGAGTATTACTTTTTTCGTGTTTCCGAGGTGTTTCCGAATGGTTGCAAATCGTTGACGAATCGGATAGCTACATCCGATTGTGCTTAAGGGGTGCCGTGCCCCGGTACGTGCGTTCGGCCATTGGCCGAGAGGGAACGCGCGGGGGAGCGGCAATCGTCATTCTGCCTGAAAAAGTCGGAACGTTCCGTGTGTTCTCCCTTGGACGCCAAGCCGCGCCGGGGGACTCTCTTCGCGCGTGCGCATCGTTCGGCGGCAGGCATACAAAAACCTAGGGGAGATCCATGAAGCGACTGAAATCGTTGGCTGTGTCGTGCCTGTTGGTGTGCACCGCCCTGGCGGGCACCGCGCAGGCCGAGGGCTTTGCCCTGTACGAATGGGGCGCGCGCGGCAACGCGCTGGGCGGCACCCTGGTGGCCCGCAAGCCCGATGCCTCTGCCGTGGCCTACAACCCGGCCCTGATGACTCAGCTGGAAGGCACCCAGGTGATGGCCGGGTTCAGCGCCATCGTCCCCAGCGCCAAGGTTGATGTGAACTACGGCGGCAATACCTACACCGGTGAAGGCGCCGATAACGTCTGGTTGCCCCCGCACGGGTACATGACCACCCAGCTCAGGGACAACCTGTGGCTGGGCATGGGCATCTATACCCGCTTCGGCCTGGGCACCGAATATGACGACGAGCGCTGGGCTGGCCGCTACAACATCTATAACGCCGAAATCCAGACCATCTCCTACAATCCCAACATCGCGTTCAAGATCACCGACAAGCTGTCCGCCGCCGTGGGCGTCGAGTTCATGACCCTGAAGCTGAACATGGACAAGAAGAGCGACCCCACCGGCGCCAACAACCCCATGACCCCCTCCGCCGCCGAGGTGGATTCGAATCTCGAGGCCGACAGCTACGGCTGGGGCCTCACCGCCGGCCTGCACTACCAGTTCAACGACCAGTGGGCCGCTGGCGTGAGCTACAAGAGCCAGATTGAACAGGAAGCCCGTGGCGAGAATGACTTCACCATCGGTTCCGCGCTGACCGGTATTCCTGCTGTGGTCGGCACCTACAGGGACTGTGATGTGAAGGGCTCGGTGACCATGCCCGACATGCTTGCTTTTGGCGTGTCCTATTCGCCGATTCCCGAGCTGAGCATCGAAGTCGGCGCCCTGCTGACCCGCTGGTCGCTGTATGACAACCTGGCCATCTACCACGAGTCTCCCTTTGCCGGCGGTGCTGGTGCCCTGGTCAACCAGGAGAAGGACTGGAATGATGCCTGGCGCTACAGCATTGGTGTCGAGTACGCCGCCACTCCGTGGATGGATTTGCGCGCGGGTTACGTTTATGACGAGTCGCCCGCTCCCGGTAACAAGATCGACTACCTGATCCCCACCGACGACCGCCAGTTGTACAGCGTGGGTACCGGCTTCCACTGGGACAGCTACACCGTGGACCTTTCGTACACCTACATCGTGGCCGAAGACGCCGACTACGACACCCGCAGCAGTTCGGGCATCTACGACGGTTCCTCGCGCGATGGTCGTACCCACGTGTTCGGCCTTTCGGTGGGCTACAAGTTCTAGTCCCTGCCTTTCTCTGTATGCATGGGGCCGCACCTTCGGGTGCGGCCCTTTTGCGTTGAGGGGAGAGAGAGGACGCTGGAACCAACGTGTGCAGAGCGGAGACGGCATCGCCCTCTGCCGGTGTTGTGCGGGCGGTCCGGATCGAAGACGTCATAGGGCGGGGCAAGGCTCGACGAAGGCGTTTGCCGGGGGCGCAGGGAGCGTCCAAGCCCCCATGGCATATCGCGTGTTCGCCTGCCGAAGCCGTGTGCGAGGCAGAGCCATGCTGGCCCTGTGCTCCCCTGGCCTGTCAGGCAACCCGGTGCGGGGGGCTGGCCCGGCTGGCGCCTGGGGCCCTGGCATGGCCGATTGCGTGCTGTCCGGCGTATGAAAAGGATGGCGGGGGGCTGGCAAGCACTGCCGCCAAGCGACGCAGCCGGGGACATGGACGGGGGGGGCGGCAGTCCCGCGCGGCGGAGCTGCCTGCACACATGCAGAAGGGCCCGTGCCGATGCGGCACGGGCCCTTTGCGATCGAATCACGCCAAGTCAGGCAGCGGCTAGAAGGTGCCCGCTTCCTTCTTCACGTCGAGGGCGATCTTCCACAGCACCGAAAGCACCATCAGGCCGATGGCGTAAACGCCGACGGTCACGAGGATTTCCGGGAAGCTGGGGGTGTAGATGGTCACCGTCTCGAAGGGGTTGGGGGTAAAGCCGCCGATCAGGAGGCCAAGGCCCTTGTCGATCCAGCTGGCGATGACCAGAATGCCCAGCGCCCACGGCAGCACGCGTTCGTTGTCGCGGATCTGCGGGGGAATGAGCAGGCACAGCGACAGCAGGGCCAGCACGGCGGCCGTCCACATCCAGCCCACCACCCACGAGGCGTGGCCGTCGTGGCCCACGAACAGGAAGGTGAGCGGATGCTGGTGACCCGGCATGCCGCTGTAGAAGGCCGTGAACACTTCCAGCAGGAAGAAGAACACGTTGATGGCCATGGCGTAGGTGATGATCTTGGTCAGGGTCTGGATGGCTTCGCGGCCCGGATCGAACCCGGTCAGGCGGCGCAGCGCGATGACCAGCAGCAGCAGGATGGCCGGACCGGAGGCAAAGGCCGAGGACAGGAAGCGGGCAGCCATGATGGCCGTCAGCCAGTAGTGGCGACCGGGCAGGCCCGCGTACAGGAAGGCGGTGACGGTGTGGATGGAGAACGCCCACACCACCGACAGGTAGATGAAGAACTTGATCCACTTGGGCGGGTCAACATCGTGGCGCTCGGCTTCCAGGGTAACCCAGCCGACCAGCGCGTTGATGAACAGGTACCCCATGAGCACCATCATGTCGTAGAACATGATGGAGTTCGGCGTGGGGTGCAGGATGACGTTCAGCATGCGCTGCGGCTGCCCCATGTCGGTGACGATGAAGAGCATGCACATCAGCACGGCCGAGATCGCCATGAACTCGCCGAGGATGATCATCTTCTTGAACTTTTTGTAGTGATGGAAGTAGGCGGGCAGCACCAGCATGACGGCCGAGGCCGCCACGCCGACGAAGTAGGTGAACTGCGAGATGTACAGCCCCCACGAAACGTCGCGGCTCATGCCGGTGATGGTCAGCCCGTAGTTCAGCTGGAAGATGTACGCGAAGACGCCCAGGCTCGCGATGCCGCCAAGAAACAGCAACCAGATGTAGAACGCCGGGGAGCCTTTCAGAACCTTCTCGATCATGGCTTCTCCTCCTACACGATGTAGTAGACGCCGGGCTGGGTCCCGATGGAGGGCTTGCGGCGAATGCTGAAGTTCTCGGCAAGGGCCTTGCGAACCGGCGAATTCGGGTCGTCGAGGTCGCCGAACAGGATGGCCCCGTTCGAGGCTTCGACGCAGGCGGGCAGCAGGCCCACCTCAAGCCGTTCGGAGCAGAAGGTGCACTTTTCCACAACGCCGCGCATGCGGGTGGGGAAGGTGGGGTTCACGTCCTTCAGGTAGGGGCGCGGATCGCCGAAGTTGAAGCTGCGCGCGCCGTACGGACACCCGGCCATGCAGAAGCGGCAGCCGATGCAGCGGTGGTAGTCCATCACCACGATGCCGTCGGCGCGCTTGAAGGTGGCCTTGGTGGGGCACACGCGCACGCAGGGCGGGTTTTCGCAGTGGTTGCACAGCAGCAGGTAGTCCTTTTCGCGCACGGCGGGGGACAGGTGCTCGCTCATGTCGTCGGTGAAGACATGGTCGTACTTGTCGGTCCAGATCCACTTGATTTCCTGCTTGGTGGGAATCGAAGGGACGTTGTGGACCGAATGGCAGGCGTGGATGATGCGATCGAAGTCCTCGCGCGATTCCAGCTTGCGGGTGTCGATGACCATGGCCCAGCGCTTGGCGGCAAGGTGCTTGCCGCCCACGTCGTACTTGGCGCCCGGCATGTCCTTGGCGACGGCGTCAGCCGCGTCCAGCGCGGTCGAAGTGCCAAGGCCGAAGGCGGCGAGCCCGGCGATCTTCAGGAATTGTCTTCTGGTGGTGCTCATTACTGGTTCCCCCTCGGCGCCACATGGCAATCCCAGCAGTAGGGGTTCACGCTGTTGGAGTTGTGGCACTTGTCGCAGAAATCGGCCTTGTTGGTGTGACACTTCATGCAGGTGTTCTGCAGGCTGATGTCCCAGACCTTGCCGTTGGAGGCGACATAGGCGCGCTTGCCTTCGCGCAGGGCCTGGTCGCGCCACACGTCGAGAATGTGCATGTGCTCGGCGCGCATGTATTCGGCCGGTTCGATGCATTCC
It contains:
- the priA gene encoding replication restart helicase PriA codes for the protein MPTNAVPSLRAVALLSPPYATLTYAVPPWLPPQAWRRGTRVAVPLGNGAVRVGVLLDDEAHTAASAGALPEGVVPRPMLWPLEREPLLDAGYLDMVRQLALRQAVSEGQILGNFLPVGLRTTQVRLRFFEDGRARTLKFRDLVPLADKDPSALHRLGQAWLDGRGEVLDKAEDAADAELCAVTADPPWPVRPSAVRQVQLLEYLWDKGSASRRAVLRDLGAASATALEGLLKRGLVAVTRRDDGECACDEAAEGEGPACLYGPPDASFELNANQRTALDDFLAALDGPRAEHRLLYGVTGSGKTAVYLDLARECLARGRSVMLLAPEVALACKLRRDVNERLPGAPLFFFHGYQGPSQRERTFRALAARREPCLVVGTRSALFLPAPDLGVVVLDEEHDTSFKQDEGLAYQAKEVAWFRVGQGAGLLVLGSATPDVKTFHAMHEGRLPMATLPERAGGGTLPDVELVDIKDLASTDSVLAAQSGAALRETVERGEQAVILLNRRGYAPLMYCLDCGAVARCPHCDIGLTYHKGRERLVCHYCGHSVPYPTTCPNCKCMHYLPMGEGTEKLEETLAAHLPAGGKVLRLDRDSTRRPGRMEEILGAFARREAQVLVGTQMLSKGHHFPDVTLAVVADGDLGLNLPDYRAAERTFQLLVQSAGRAGRGEKPGRVFIQTRDPSHYCWNFVRTADYEGFYAHEIAIRQRRRYPPFVRLALVRISYPMDFAGGAEELARFATAVRAQGRERGVQVLGPAPSPLPLLRGRKRFQCLLKAEDWPSIRSLFGATGATPGIGHLRISLDLDPVNMM
- a CDS encoding response regulator codes for the protein MNNADILILVVDDEEMVRENLEAYLEDEGFRVVTAGSGEDALNLLERHRPDVGIIDMRLPGMSGNDFIIRAHQALPTLRYLIHTGSTNYKLPSELLAIGVQRSDVYIKPLQNMDDLVQGIFRRLSAPERA
- a CDS encoding response regulator, with amino-acid sequence MSSASGLPASSPSGPTTSSGAPTLVVIDDDTMVRRSITAYLEDLGYIVHEGTDGRTGLDLVRAVQPDAVLVDLRMPGLDGLDVLRELAAERPDMPTIVVSGTGVMQDAIEAVRRGAWDFILKPIMDLEVLGHRVRLAIEQGRLRAENRRYHKNLAAEVAVRTRELEQARVEAESANRAKTQFLANISHELRTPLNGIIGLTELLLAAGPAGEQEECLGMVRQAGLDLLAIVNNLLDMSSIEAGRIALNEAPFNLRETVNDLVRVLDVQARWKNLTLVCEVSPDVPDRLVGDAARLRQVLTNLVINGIKYTEMGGVSLSVALDGTPPQVSGDGREAQAAHSGSTVGLRVTVEDTGVGIASEKWERIFEPFTLAENFLTKKYGGAGLGLAISREIARMMGGDITVRSQEGAGSTFVLTMRFTQGESTVPRPREASLPVIRGVKRRLRIMVAEDDVINRKLAVYFFERMGHDVITVSSGIEVLAGLEREPCDLLLMDIQMPEMDGLETIRALRGRMGMPSRVPVIAMTAHAMAGDRERFLAEGMDGYVSKPVDFGCLVTEIETVLGARGLLDEPLDARRNGAQAGHANRETPAPE
- a CDS encoding OmpP1/FadL family transporter → MKRLKSLAVSCLLVCTALAGTAQAEGFALYEWGARGNALGGTLVARKPDASAVAYNPALMTQLEGTQVMAGFSAIVPSAKVDVNYGGNTYTGEGADNVWLPPHGYMTTQLRDNLWLGMGIYTRFGLGTEYDDERWAGRYNIYNAEIQTISYNPNIAFKITDKLSAAVGVEFMTLKLNMDKKSDPTGANNPMTPSAAEVDSNLEADSYGWGLTAGLHYQFNDQWAAGVSYKSQIEQEARGENDFTIGSALTGIPAVVGTYRDCDVKGSVTMPDMLAFGVSYSPIPELSIEVGALLTRWSLYDNLAIYHESPFAGGAGALVNQEKDWNDAWRYSIGVEYAATPWMDLRAGYVYDESPAPGNKIDYLIPTDDRQLYSVGTGFHWDSYTVDLSYTYIVAEDADYDTRSSSGIYDGSSRDGRTHVFGLSVGYKF
- the dsrP gene encoding sulfate reduction electron transfer complex DsrMKJOP subunit DsrP — encoded protein: MIEKVLKGSPAFYIWLLFLGGIASLGVFAYIFQLNYGLTITGMSRDVSWGLYISQFTYFVGVAASAVMLVLPAYFHHYKKFKKMIILGEFMAISAVLMCMLFIVTDMGQPQRMLNVILHPTPNSIMFYDMMVLMGYLFINALVGWVTLEAERHDVDPPKWIKFFIYLSVVWAFSIHTVTAFLYAGLPGRHYWLTAIMAARFLSSAFASGPAILLLLVIALRRLTGFDPGREAIQTLTKIITYAMAINVFFFLLEVFTAFYSGMPGHQHPLTFLFVGHDGHASWVVGWMWTAAVLALLSLCLLIPPQIRDNERVLPWALGILVIASWIDKGLGLLIGGFTPNPFETVTIYTPSFPEILVTVGVYAIGLMVLSVLWKIALDVKKEAGTF
- the dsrO gene encoding sulfate reduction electron transfer complex DsrMKJOP subunit DsrO, whose translation is MSTTRRQFLKIAGLAAFGLGTSTALDAADAVAKDMPGAKYDVGGKHLAAKRWAMVIDTRKLESREDFDRIIHACHSVHNVPSIPTKQEIKWIWTDKYDHVFTDDMSEHLSPAVREKDYLLLCNHCENPPCVRVCPTKATFKRADGIVVMDYHRCIGCRFCMAGCPYGARSFNFGDPRPYLKDVNPTFPTRMRGVVEKCTFCSERLEVGLLPACVEASNGAILFGDLDDPNSPVRKALAENFSIRRKPSIGTQPGVYYIV
- the dsrJ gene encoding sulfate reduction electron transfer complex DsrMKJOP subunit DsrJ produces the protein MYNGKYIIPGIVIFVGLFTFPFWSNLLTPKYERPQLALPAGQKECIEPAEYMRAEHMHILDVWRDQALREGKRAYVASNGKVWDISLQNTCMKCHTNKADFCDKCHNSNSVNPYCWDCHVAPRGNQ